tttagttccttagcagttacctaatcacaaccaattataacctccattaatgagaatccacaataatagggtcttaacctaagcaccatcctcgggacctcgaaacatgcccacacggtgagtagaatcgatcccgggccttaaggattgaaaccccaagtcaaaaacccttaaaaacactcaaaacagggtttggaaggaacagggtagcgctacagcgctcaacccctagcgccacagcgctctactcagaacctcccaaaagccaaaaagcctcctgaggagcgctatagcgccctagggtgggcgctgtagcgctacctccagcccaaaacatccctgaaccgaccttcttcatctccttcgtttctaactcaatctccaagcttccaaagcctattcttgatgccaaataaacccaaataccatcccaacacatcccaaacatcacaagcatgggaaacctagccaaaactcccaacaaaaaccatgaattcatcctagtaaactcagctgcaaaacaaaaccaaaacagagcaaaccagagaaactatggttagaaacttacccaaagcttggcttatgaagctcttcaatggtggaacacactcccaatctcccaaggcttgcttcctaagcttgaatcctcaaaattggttcaaaaaccacaaagaacagtgaggagaagaaggtacgggagaactctaaaatacactctgtttttccaccatttccttCAGTCaacaaaggttatatctatcctaggggtgaaatgtccattttacccctaggtcaattaatggtttctaaagactcccaagggcatttttggtactttcctcctaactcgttaatcataattaacgctctataattcccgctattctcaaaaatctcaaataccaataactcacatcctgttaccctttatctcccggtaatgctctaaccctcaaaatcaccccaagactcaacccaagtcccgacacttaaacccgttgtgactaaaccgctaatcaatattctacgatcgtctcatgtcgaacagctcgaacaaacccacatcataatgtggtctcaacatatatcatcgacatgcatacaattaacattatattataatataattctcataaacatgcataaacacattaaatggcataattaaacaattatggccctcccggcctacaaatccagccgttaaaccacattagggaatccagggcattacatcgaTGTTCTGACCGAAcagctgtactgctgttgttcggctctaggcatttccccgaagtttgcctctcgatggtgcgatgaaggagtggagttggctgccggaagtctgtccgagcggctatgcctggaccggttaccacggtgagacttaggagcctcaccttgcctctctccgacgttagcgtcggttgtgagagggggtagtcgggccagcacatccttgatctgctggttagctaatgccagctggctcctcagctgagcattctccatctccaccgcagtgtaataacatgggtttggattaggcggtcggggcgccgaacttctggtgtcatcttggcccgccggctgttttcctggccgctgctggacttcaggaacttgctcaccAGGGATGGctgtatgatgagcctcctgcccatcatgctactctgtctcgttaccgtgtctggatcgagtagtcaccatagttggacgtttgcgacagcactaatctgacttgctctcaatgaaagcaccaaactgttgacgcggttcttcgccaacaggtatttaagaaaagaagagaaagggattagtgcttatgttgaaccgaaatagatgaatgatcttagaaatgagttggtgacacaaaatacgtttttgagtggttcaaaggttaaaatccttctactccactagtaagtattattgctatatactggatatttgattacagggtatttcttacaatgtCCTATCCAGCCGAATCAGCCAACCCTttttaactcccagggtctccatatttataggagaaggcacctgggagttggtaagaaggtcatcccgtgaccttcttacctatcatgtcaactctgtgacattcatgattaattcctaaacctgacacataagtgtagTCAAATCagtaggtaaggagataatgggccgcacggcccaaactagtcgtgggtgtctgaatacgcacgttcatgctgcgtgtttgggaagtcagggatatatcagacatgtgatgtctgatatatgcacgtttaccttgcgtggttgactttataaagggtcacagcccccaactccagctcgtaccacgagctggatacttaactcgaccctcggccttcagagcccggactcaGTCTTTAAGCAACCAgaggcgaacccttgggttacctcgagctaaggaggtatgatcttatgatggcagcccCGGTTTTGGGATGTCCacgaggtaatcatgattaggcacagctcagctcgctaatcagcccgtaggaaaaacagggcgtacaaatataattcatataaacatgcatataatcatttaatggcataataaatcaattatgaccctcccggcatcctaatcaaggtcctaaaccttattaggaaatatGGGTCATTACAAAAAAATAGGAAGAAAAATATTGAGGCCAATTGCATTACTGAGGAGTACAATGATAAGCAAGAGTATGATCATCCAATCTGCAAAAATGACATTAAAAGAAACTCCAATAGTGATCCCAAGCATCAACATTGGTTGAAATAGAAGTGCAAGGTCATAATCTATGATGGGAAAATCCAGTGTTGGATGTCTTTGTCGTAAGTTGTACAAGACAGTGGCAGCTGCTCCCCCCATAACCATGCCTACAGGTCAaacaaagcttagaaactcataattttatttatactGAGAAACATTTAAATAGTAATTAACTAGTATTGTAATATAATATTGGTCAAGTGGAGATTATCAAAGTTACTTACACTTGGAGATTGCAGTTGATGATTTTTCATCAAACCCAATAATGAGAGTGAGGATTAGGACAAAAGTCCCACCACCACCAACCCCTTCAACACTCCCAAATGCTGCCCCTAGAAATCCAATTATCCCTCCCACCACAATTTTCCATCCAAATTTCATGTCCTAATCAGAACCCAAATTTCATTGTTTTTGCTTAGAAGTACAGGTGAAGATAAAAACAGGTATAATATATAATATGCACAGGACTCAATATTTGCCAAAATACAGGAATTACTCAAAGCAAAATACCAGCAAAGGAGAAATAGTAATGAAAATATATGGAACTTACTGGCCAAACATGGATATATCCTGATCGAGTGTTAGGATGTGAAGAATTGTTGGAGACTCTGGTAACATAATTGGGATAAATCTCTTGAGTTGCAGCTTTTTGTGCAGTACTAATTTCATTACCTGAAACTAATAAGACTGATGAAGCTACAACAAGAAAACCAATCATACAAACTCCAATCACCCTCATATTATTACACCATTTTGGTCCAAATTTTTTAGCCATATGTGAGACTCCTCAGCACTCTAAAAATGTACTTTCTCTCACAAACCCAAATCTTGCGATAAGATGAAGAAGTCTTATTAAAACTAAAACTTTTAGAAAAAAACCCTGTTCTTATATTAGCTCTATCTCCACTTGAGAGTAAAGTGAAGAGGAAGTTATTCTCTATTTCTGTCCTTATTTATGTATAGAAATTAGAATGTTTTCTTGTTTCAAATTATACCACGGTTAAGAAAAGAGCTTTTCAGGTTGGTAAAATGTGTACTATGCATGAAAACATAACCCGGTTGCACTAGGAAATGGGTTACTGTTTCAAACAACTTGGTGTGAACTCTATTGTCACATTATTAATTGGTAGTTAAGTCTCAGATCTTTTCACAAAACACATGTACGAGTTTGACGCttctgaaattccgttttttatgattaccaacttaattattcaatttaaataattaattgctgaactgttacagaaatgttgaAACAGACATAGAAACTGTTTGAaaagaaaccagatatgtttaaacagtttatcacaataagataaaaacgaacataaggtaaataacacacgaaattatacgtggtatcagcaatctttgcaaattgctactagtccacggagccacgcccagagaatgaaatttattagaagaatatctaaacgattacaaaaccaaattgacttatacaaataaagactccctctttaatttttcgcaactgttgtaatctaaactcctaatcaaatttcttaagtgctaagatcttgaactcccttcaaatcataacacttgcatttttcctcccgaaaagtgactcacaaacaagacttctcccgaagcttgatgaacaatgttcAAGTGTGTTCTACCTGCACAATtagcacaaagaaaacaatacagaagtacactataataaaccactaagaacttgttggactcaagttcttcacataataaaaagtctctctaaaacttgaaaatatttggaaaataatacaccaagagagataataaaaaaaccaacgacctaaggatgattatataccctttagaatccttttaggtcgtggaaaacaaattaGAAACCAAttagccaataaatggaaaatcttcccaaaAAGGAAAGTTAGAATTTGTTCAAACAGACTgtcaatccgttcaaacagattcattgaacctggacagtttttaaaccaagtttccttaaataaataaggaaacaatatatacattatctttGCAAGTTGTACACGGTTTCTGGACAACCAAATCAAATCAagaaataaataccaataatttccatatatacaaaagttAAGACAAGATAATCTTTtatagaaaattatatatttattctaTTAACATATACAGAACAATCTGATTTTAGAAAACA
This genomic interval from Humulus lupulus chromosome 8, drHumLupu1.1, whole genome shotgun sequence contains the following:
- the LOC133795120 gene encoding sulfite exporter TauE/SafE family protein 3-like is translated as MAKKFGPKWCNNMRVIGVCMIGFLVVASSVLLVSGNEISTAQKAATQEIYPNYVTRVSNNSSHPNTRSGYIHVWPDMKFGWKIVVGGIIGFLGAAFGSVEGVGGGGTFVLILTLIIGFDEKSSTAISKCMVMGGAAATVLYNLRQRHPTLDFPIIDYDLALLFQPMLMLGITIGVSFNVIFADWMIILLLIIVLLSNAIGLNIFLPIFL